One window from the genome of Salvia miltiorrhiza cultivar Shanhuang (shh) chromosome 7, IMPLAD_Smil_shh, whole genome shotgun sequence encodes:
- the LOC130992142 gene encoding pentatricopeptide repeat-containing protein At1g80150, mitochondrial-like has translation MVRIGFYFLQTSDFRIGSDQAKIRSVIRMLTHHNLATAAVSSSVNKVISASSSAGKPSSVDEPALVKLKKERDPEKLFNLFKANAINKLVVENRFVFEDTVSRLAGAGRLDYIENLLEHQKTLPQGRREGFIIRIIMLYGRARMTKHAVNTFCDMHLYGCVRTVKSFNAALKVLTESRDLQAINWFLNDVPARFGIVLDAYSFNIVIKGLCEMGILDKAFLVMAGMGKWGLAHDVFTYTLLIEASYKSNWPEIANGLWSRMVLKGCLPNIATFNVRIQYLVNKGRTWDANKLLDYMRRLKKSPEFPDEITYNLVIKGFCKMGNLKMAMYVYSAFRSEGYKPNQKIYQTLIHYFCEAREIDMAYNMCKQSMENNWYPSVDTINKLIDGLVRDGKLEKIDKARHIYSLALKRKPPFNSAQIEFMKSLV, from the coding sequence ATGGTTCGGATtggattttattttcttcaaacttcggattttcggatcggatcggatcaaGCAAAAATCCGATCCGTAATCCGAATGCTCACCCACCATAATCTGGCCACCGCAGCTGTTTCTTCATCCGTTAATAAAGTTATCTCCGCCAGCAGTAGTGCTGGAAAACCTAGTTCAGTAGATGAGCCTGCATTGGTtaagctaaagaaggaaaggGACCCTGAGAAACTGTTCAATTTATTTAAGGCCAATGCCATAAATAAGCTTGTTGTTGAGAACCGATTTGTCTTTGAGGACACAGTCTCTAGGTTAGCTGGGGCGGGCCGGCTTGATTATATCGAGAATTTGCTTGAGCATCAGAAGACTCTGCCACAGGGTCGTCGGGAAGGGTTCATTATACGAATAATTATGTTGTATGGGAGGGCTAGAATGACTAAGCATGCTGTCAATACGTTTTGTGACATGCATTTGTATGGTTGTGTGAGGACTGTTAAGTCATTCAATGCTGCTTTGAAGGTATTGACTGAATCTCGGGATTTACAGGCGATTAATTGGTTTCTAAATGATGTTCCTGCTAGATTTGGAATTGTGCTAGATGCATATTCTTTTAATATTGTTATCAAGGGTTTATGTGAAATGGGTATACTGGATAAGGCGTTTCTTGTCATGGCTGGGATGGGAAAATGGGGACTAGCTCATGATGTTTTTACATACACCTTGCTTATAGAGGCCTCTTACAAGTCGAACTGGCCAGAGATTGCGAATGGATTGTGGAGCCGGATGGTATTAAAAGGTTGTCTTCCCAATATTGCGACCTTCAATGTGAGGATTCAATACTTGGTAAATAAGGGGCGTACATGGGATGCTAATAAGTTGTTGGATTACATGCGGAGATTGAAGAAATCTCCTGAGTTTCCTGATGAGATCACATATAATTTGGTGATTAAAGGTTTCTGCAAAATGGGAAATCTAAAAATGGCTATGTATGTGTATTCTGCTTTTAGGAGTGAGGGCTACAAGCCAAATCAAAAAATTTACCAAACCTTGATCCATTATTTCTGTGAAGCAAGAGAAATCGACATGGCATACAACATGTGTAAACAAAGTATGGAGAATAACTGGTATCCTAGTGTGGACACCATCAACAAGTTGATCGATGGCCTGGTCAGAGATGGAAAACTTGAGAAGATTGATAAGGCAAGGCATATCTATAGTCTTGCTTTGAAAAGGAAACCTCCTTttaattcggctcaaattgaATTCATGAAATCCTTAGTATGA
- the LOC130992196 gene encoding uncharacterized protein At2g34160-like codes for MQQHSEVELSGLGMAISTVVSVAEILKNNGFAVEKKIMTSTVEIKDDSRGRPVQKAKIEVVLGKTANFDELMAVAQEGRENGNDEE; via the exons ATGCAGCAACACAGTGAGGTGGAGCTTTCCGGACTTGGCATGG CAATCTCAACAGTTGTCTCAGTTGCTGAAATTCTGAAGAACAATGGATTTGCTGTTGAGAAGA AAATCATGACATCCACCGTGGAGATAAAGGATGATTCTCGGGGAAGGCCCGTCCAAAAAGCCAAG ATTGAAGTAGTACTTGGGAAAACAGCAAATTTTGATGAGTTAATGGCCGTGGCGCAAGAGGGTAGGGAGAATGGAAATGATGAAGAATAA